A DNA window from Linepithema humile isolate Giens D197 chromosome 6, Lhum_UNIL_v1.0, whole genome shotgun sequence contains the following coding sequences:
- the LOC105676988 gene encoding Wilms tumor protein homolog, producing the protein MTDELLFSALSTIDSNVEKQLFSPTKTNLLSDYYDTSCTIPFSEYGIFDNQLNMTNSTDCYTDLSCTSQSSWNDWSTINNTGCSSELSELDSELDWNWCLENSLDSGLPKRTPLCTAGCEGFLHLPPVPNQQQISQYDEPLLVLGIDLRALENTVETNTIDYNNNQLDDDLLISSAAALATHDYTNRSLANAAEDRCFPCTYQGCVKVYAKASHLKAHLRRHTGEKPFACDWPDCGWRFSRSDELARHRRSHSGIKPYSCEMCSKRFARSDHLAKHRKVHRKNSCPLFQGAKGLRGNKINVLSSEC; encoded by the exons ATGACGGATGAATTACTGTTCTCTGCTTTAAGCACGATAGATAGCAATGTCGAAAAACAACTATTTTCTCCGACCAAGACAAATCTACTTAGCGATTATTATGACACATCATGTACAATACCATTCAGCGAATATGGAATATTCGATAATCAGTTAAACATGACGAATTCGACAGATTGTTACACTGATTTATCTTGTACTTCGCAATCATCGTGGAACGACTGGTCgactataaataatacag GTTGTTCGAGTGAACTGAGCGAATTAGACTCGGAGTTAGACTGGAACTGGTGTCTGGAGAATAGCTTGGATTCTGGTCTTCCGAAAAGAACACCACTGTGCACCGCTGGATGCGAAGGATTTCTGCATTTGCCGCCTGTACCGAATCAACAACAGATTTCACAATACGATGAACCGTTGTTAGTTCTTGGAATTGATTTACGAGCATTGGAGAATACAGTAGAAACAAATACGATAG ATTATAACAACAACCAGTTAGATGACGATCTTCTAATTTCGTCAGCAGCAGCATTAGCAACGCACGATTACACCAATCGCAGTTTAGCAAACGCGGCTGAAGATCGATGCTTCCCGTGTACATATCAAGGATGTGTAAag gtcTACGCCAAAGCGTCTCATTTAAAGGCTCATTTACGAAGACACACTGGTGAGAAACCATTTGCGTGCGACTGGCCCGATTGTGGATGGCGTTTCAGTAGATCGGACGAACTGGCGAGACACCGAAGATCGCACTCGGGCATTAAACCGTACTCCTGTGAGATGTGCTCGAAAAGATTCGCGCGTAGCGATCACCTGGCTAAGCATCGTAAGGTGCACCGAAAAAATTCGTGTCCGTTATTCCAAGGAGCTAAGGGACTACGTGGCAAcaagataaatgttttatcatCGGAATGCTAG
- the xit gene encoding dolichyl pyrophosphate Glc1Man9GlcNAc2 alpha-1,3-glucosyltransferase: MDGNLLQTFLLITCIKILLIPTYHSTDFEVHRNWLAITHSLPIKEWYVNAQSSWTLDYPPLFAWFEYCLSQVAVFFDPEMVKVENLNYVSPATVFFQRGTVIFSDLIFAYGVRETSKTFCKSLNNCEVFIFLSLCNIGLLIVDHIHFQYNGFLLGVLLISMAKVSKTGEQVSVLQGAMWFAILLNLKHLYLYVAPAYIAWLLKSYCLNNGNFFKRLFALASIVLSIFMVSFGPFKTQLPQVISRLFPFKRGLVHSYWAANSWTFYIGAEKVLSVIWKYLGWLKDIKPAVMTGGLVQEQSFFVLPTPTPIVTFVLTFVTIFPALWCLLCKKSYMNSKYFVRCIVLCALSSFMFGWHVHEKAILTAIIPLCVLAAIDAEDARIFIILSSAGHTALLPLLYPENLFLLKLLLSLTYMISSILILSIQHNRPLLRVYEYLYITLLPLVTIYEVLLHKLLFSHKMPFLPLAFTSIYCAIGVTYCWILYYYMYLQNNRAQIIEIAGNKSRYHKLKDT, translated from the exons ATGGACGGTAATCTTTTACAAACTTTCCTGTTAATTACTTGCATCAAGATCCTCTTAATCCCTACTTA tCATTCCACTGATTTTGAGGTACATCGAAATTGGCTGGCTATAACACATAGTCTACCTATCAAGGAATGGTATGTGAATGCACAATCTTCATGGACTCTTGATTATCCACCCTTGTTTGCGTGGTTTGAATATTGTCTTAGCCAGGTAGCAGTGTTTTTTGATCCAGAGATGGTCAAAGTAGAGAATTTGAATTATGTATCACCAGCTACTGTGTTCTTCCAACGAGGAACCGTCATATTTTCCGACCTGATATTTGCATATGGAGTTAGaga aacgagtaaaacattttgtaagtCCCTGAACAATTGtgaagtttttatatttctttcattatgCAACATAGGACTGCTGATAGTAGATCATATACATTTCCAGTATAATGGCTTCCTACTCggtgttttattaatatcaatggCAAAAGTTTCAAAAACTGGTGAACAG GTGTCAGTATTACAAGGTGCTATGTGGTTTGCCATTTTACTCAATTTAAagcatctttatttatatgtagcaCCGGCCTACATCGCCTGGTTATTAAAATCGTATTGTCTAAACAatggtaatttttttaaacgattaTTTGCACTTGCATCTATTGTGCTGAGCATCTTTATGGTATCTTTTGGTCCCTTCAAAACTCAATTACCGcag gTAATTTCTCGTCTGTTTCCATTTAAAAGAGGCTTAGTACATTCATACTGGGCTGCAAATAGTTGGACTTTCTATATTGGTGCAGAGAAGGTGTTGTCTGTGATATGGAAATATTTAGGATggttaaaagatattaaaccTGCAGTAATGACCGGTGGTCTGGTACAAGAACAAAGCTTCTTCGTATTACCCACCCCAACTCCTATTGTTACATTTGTTTTGACTTTTGTGACAATATTt CCTGCATTATGGTGTCTACTCTGTAAAAAGTCCTATatgaattcgaaatattttgttagatGCATTGTACTATGTGCTTTGAGTTCATTTATGTTCGGCTGGCATGTACATGAGAAAGCCATATTAACTGCAATTATCCCTTTGTG tgtCCTCGCAGCAATAGACGCGGAAGATGCAcggatatttataattttaagcaGTGCTGGTCATACTGCTCTCTTACCATTGCTATATCctgagaatttatttttattaaaattactattgtCATTAACGTATATGATTTCATCGATATTAATCTTGTCTATTCAACATAACAGGCCTCTATTACGAGTATAcgaatatctatatataacaTTACTACCATTAGTTACAATTTATGAAGTGTTGTTGCATAAATTGCTATTTAGTCATAAAATGCCTTTTCTACCATTAGCATTTACTTCTATATACTGTGCAATTGGTGTAACTTATTGCTGGATATTGTATTACTATATGTATCTACAGAATAATCGCGcacaaataattgaaattgcaGGAAACAAATCAAGATaccataaattaaaagatacatAA
- the mIF3 gene encoding translation initiation factor IF-3 yields the protein MAFFRVQTVLRKAVYFIENFSQCRVTHDLRVYRHQAFSKKSILENDDATAAKKPRPKTVPVPKITLLLPDNSITVTVLEEAQRLAKRRNLNLVKISDFDSKTERPSYKLTTTFLEESEEEDASKYTQKSKGIKLFYISAKIGDNDLRTKTKNLLKLLNKGHKVKIVINLDEAVEDKVQSNIEEVVKNYGDIQRMPSKKNVVLLLIKPLLNSKNRDSSVKNNEEIGASSTISQSDNI from the exons ATGGCTTTCTTCAGGGTTCAAACAGTTCTACGGAAGGCTGTATATTTCATTGAAAACTTTAGTCAATGTCGCGTGACGCATGATCTTCGAGTGTACCGACATCAAGCGTTCAGTAAGAAATCCATCCTCGAAAATGATGATGCCACAGCTGCCAAAAAGCCAAGACCGAAAACGGTACCAGTGCCGAAGATCACACTGCTATTACCGGACAACTCGATCACCGTGACTGTGCTGGAAGAAGCCCAGCGTCTGGCAAAACGTCGCAACCTCAACCTCGTCAAGATCAGCGATTTTGACAGCAAAACGGAACGGCCAAGCTATAAACTGACGACCACTTTCCTCGAAGAGAGTGAAGAGGAAGATGCTAGCAAGTATACACAAAAATCAAAGggcattaaattattctacattTCTGCGAAAATTGGTGACAATGACTTGCGAACAAAGACAAAGAATTTACTCAAGTTGTTGAACAAAGGACACAAGGTTAAAATCGTCATCAATCTGGATGAAGCAGTTGAA GATAAAGTACAAAGCAACATAGAAGAAGTAGTGAAAAACTATGGTGATATCCAGCGAATGCCATCAAAGAAGAATGTTgtgttacttttaataaagCCCTTgctaaatagtaaaaatagaGACAGTTCAGTAAAGAATAATGAAGAGATTGGTGCATCTAGCACAATTAGTCAAagtgataatatataa